A genomic stretch from Nitrospira defluvii includes:
- a CDS encoding enoyl-CoA hydratase: protein MTTTTDSMLSCSVDGAVATLVINRPPANALTPDLLTELSRAFGHCAEDDAVKAVVLTGTGRFFIAGADIRLLASIASAQEGEAIAQQGQAILNRIEALEKPVIAAINGVCLGGGLELAMCCHIRLAAEGSRLGQPEINLGIMPGFGGTQRLPRIVGQSKARELILTGDPISAQEAKSLGLVSHVLPPEDLLRHAQGMARNMASKGLAALRASLRAIRGGHELTLQEGLALEARLFGGLCETEDKREGVAAFLEKRQPHFVDR from the coding sequence ATGACTACAACAACCGACTCGATGCTCTCGTGCAGCGTGGACGGGGCGGTGGCCACGCTGGTGATCAATCGTCCTCCGGCGAACGCGCTCACGCCCGACCTGCTCACCGAGCTGAGCAGGGCCTTCGGTCACTGTGCGGAGGATGATGCCGTCAAAGCGGTGGTATTGACCGGGACGGGCCGGTTCTTTATCGCGGGGGCAGACATTCGCCTGTTGGCGTCGATTGCCTCGGCGCAGGAAGGCGAAGCGATAGCGCAGCAAGGACAGGCCATCTTGAACCGTATCGAAGCGTTGGAGAAGCCGGTCATCGCGGCGATCAATGGTGTCTGCCTCGGGGGAGGTCTGGAACTCGCCATGTGTTGCCACATTCGCCTCGCGGCTGAAGGCAGCCGGTTGGGCCAGCCGGAAATCAACTTGGGCATCATGCCAGGTTTTGGGGGCACCCAGCGGCTTCCGAGAATCGTCGGTCAATCGAAGGCGAGAGAGTTGATCTTGACGGGGGATCCGATCTCCGCACAGGAGGCCAAGTCGCTCGGGCTCGTGTCTCATGTCCTCCCGCCGGAAGATCTCCTGCGTCACGCTCAAGGCATGGCACGCAACATGGCCTCCAAGGGCCTGGCGGCACTACGCGCCTCGCTGCGAGCGATACGTGGCGGCCATGAGTTGACGTTACAGGAGGGCCTGGCGTTGGAGGCGCGCCTGTTCGGCGGGCTCTGTGAGACGGAGGATAAGAGGGAAGGCGTGGCCGCCTTTTTGGAGAAACGTCAACCGCATTTCGTCGACCGCTGA